A stretch of DNA from Pseudomonas sp. HN11:
AAGCCGATGCCCGCTGCTGCCCAGCCGGAGTAACTGTTGAGCATCGAAACGACCACAGGCATATCCGCGCCGCCGATCGGGATGATGATCAGCACGCCAAGCACGAAGGCCATGGCCAGCATCAGCGCGAAGGCCGTGAGGTTGCCGGTGAACATGAACGCAAGGCCCAGGCCCAGCGTAGCGAGGCCGAGCACCAGATTCAGCTTGTGCTGGCCGCCGAACTGTACCGGTGCGCCCTGAAACAGGCGGAACTTGTATTTGCCCGACAGTTTGCCGAAGGCGATCACCGAACCGGAGAAGGTGATGGCTCCGATGGCTGCGCCGAGGAACAGTTCCAGGCGGTTACCGGCTGGGATAGCGTCGCCCAAGTGTTTGACGATGCCCAGGGATTGCGGCTCGACCACGGCGGCAATCGCGATGAACACCGCAGCCAGGCCGATCATGCTGTGCATGAACGCCACCAGTTCCGGCATTTTGGTCATTTCTACGCGCTTGGCCATGATCGAGCCGGCGGTGCCGCCTACCAGCAGGCCGACAATCACATAGCCAATCCCAGCCGTTGCCAACTCGGCACCCAGCTTATAGATGAGGCCGACGGTGGTGAGCACTGCCAGCGCCATGCCGAGCATGCCAAACAGGTTGCCGCGCCGCGAAGTGGTTGGGTGCGACAGGCCTTTAAGTGCCTGGATAAAGCAGATCGACGCGATCAAGTAGAGCGTCGTGACGAGATTCATGCTCATTACTTAGGCGCCTCTTCTTTTGCTTTCGGGGCTTTCTTCTTGAACATCTCAAGCATCCTGCGGGTGACCAGGAAGCCGCCGAACACATTGACCGCTGCCAGCGCCACGGCCAGGGTGCCCATGGTCTTGCCCAGCGGGGTCACGGTGAGGGCGGCAGCCAGCATGGCGCCGACGATCACGATCGCGGAAATGGCGTTGGTCACCGCCATCAATGGCGTGTGCAGTGCGGGGGTAACATTCCAGACCACGTGGTAACCGACATAAATTGCCAGCACAAAGATGATCAGGTTG
This window harbors:
- a CDS encoding NAD(P)(+) transhydrogenase (Re/Si-specific) subunit beta, yielding MSMNLVTTLYLIASICFIQALKGLSHPTTSRRGNLFGMLGMALAVLTTVGLIYKLGAELATAGIGYVIVGLLVGGTAGSIMAKRVEMTKMPELVAFMHSMIGLAAVFIAIAAVVEPQSLGIVKHLGDAIPAGNRLELFLGAAIGAITFSGSVIAFGKLSGKYKFRLFQGAPVQFGGQHKLNLVLGLATLGLGLAFMFTGNLTAFALMLAMAFVLGVLIIIPIGGADMPVVVSMLNSYSGWAAAGIGFSLNNSMLIIAGSLVGSSGAILSYIMCKAMNRSFFNVLLGGFGNAPDAGAAAGSKEARPVKSGSADDATFLLTNADTVIIVPGYGLAVARAQHALKELTEKLTHHGVTVKYAIHPVAGRMPGHMNVLLAEAEVPYDQVFEMEDINSEFGQADVVLVLGANDVVNPAAKNDPNSPIAGMPILEAFKAKTIIVNKRSMASGYAGLDNELFYLDKTMMVFGDAKKVIEDMVKAVE
- a CDS encoding NAD(P) transhydrogenase subunit alpha → MEELISPGIYNLIIFVLAIYVGYHVVWNVTPALHTPLMAVTNAISAIVIVGAMLAAALTVTPLGKTMGTLAVALAAVNVFGGFLVTRRMLEMFKKKAPKAKEEAPK